One window from the genome of Papilio machaon chromosome 6, ilPapMach1.1, whole genome shotgun sequence encodes:
- the LOC106714737 gene encoding odorant receptor 22b-like: MCKKRHELIVWLVEEIESIFGTPMVLQMLVMAWIICMTIYKIAAIDILSVEFLAMVVYLGCILFQLFIYCYFGTQLKNESEFVNQSIYESDWPAVSPRLRRPLLIMMERCYRPIAPCIAYIVPMSLDTFISVVKFSYSLYTFLDRN; encoded by the exons ATGTGTAAGAAACGACATGAGCTGATTGTTTG GTTAGTCGAAGAAATCGAGTCTATATTCGGTACACCAATGGTTTTGCAAATGTTAGTGATGGCTTGGATTATCTGTATGACTATTTACAAGATAGCTGCC ATAGACATATTGTCAGTAGAATTTTTGGCAATGGTAGTATATTTGGGCTGTATTTTGTTCCAATTATTTATCTACTGCTACTTTGGAACGCAACTTAAAAACGAG AGTGAATTTGTGAATCAATCTATCTACGAGTCCGATTGGCCGGCGGTGTCACCGCGGCTGCGTCGGCCGCTGCTCATCATGATGGAGCGCTGCTACCGGCCAATTGCACCCTGCATTGCATACATCGTGCCCATGTCGCTCGATACTTTTATATCT gtGGTGAAATTCTCGTATTCTTTGTACACATTTCTGGATCGGaactaa